The genomic DNA AAATACAAGTGTAGCTGTCTGCTTTCATTCCATGTCCAATTTTTGCTCAGTGTCTAAAATATAGACAAACAAAGGGACAAGAGAtagatcatgatttttttttttatttttttaagatgtcaCTATTAACACACATTAGTCAAACTATCCTAGTAAACCCTGCAGTATAGATACCTAGGGAATCTAAAATCCTCTATGATTTTATTAGCTCAAGAGACCACCATTAAAAGCTTTGATTTTAGTGTTTATGTAATAAAAGTCTAATAAGCCTGACCTTCCGCTTTCACTTTGTCAGACTAATGTGCGTTTTAGTGACAATATCCATTTACAAATCAATAATACATCATATACTGAGTATCAACCTCAGCTTTACCTCTGGAAAGTGCTAAATGGAGTCATTGAACCAGCTATTTACAATTTCAAATCCTAATATATTTACAATAGAAACCAAAGTATTTAAAACCATTAAATATAGTGTTTAACTCTGCTATATTAGTTTACATGAACACAGCTTACCTCTGGCATCATATTTCCCGCTAATATTTCTGCCAGCAATTTAAGATTCAAAAAAAGCTACTcctggagggaaaaataaaagcttaaaaaccAACCCAAAACCTCCAGGCGTTTTAGAGTCCTGAGGAATTACCCACCCTAGACAGCCTTCAAGTAGAAGTACTGCAGTGTTTAAGAGATACTTCCAAACTCCAGGCAAGCCTTTAAAACCTAATGCATATGTAAAACATTAAGAGTCAATAATCCATTGAGCAGGTTTACTGGAGTCACTGCTACTGTTCAGTTTTTACTAATCCATAGTCAAGAAGGAAACCGCTGCTTTGCTGTTTCTCCCTCCGTTACATTCCCTCCACCCACAGAAAGTGTTTTGTGCACCATAGTCCAGAAGAGCTAGGTAGGCATTGTCTTGTCTTCTTTGCTGAAGGGCTGAACTGAACCAGGCTTTACCCATGACAGGCCAGAAACTTGCATGCTTTTGCAGTGCTGATCTTCTGGCTTCTTCTAGGTGGAAgaaagttaaagtcagaattactAGATACCCCAAACCCTCTCACCACCTTCCCCACCAATTTTCAGCTTGGCTTAAGCTTCTTTTTTATAAAGTATTCTTAATGCTTTTCAAAGATAGTCCCTCCCCTCTCTGAGCATTTAACATGGTCAGAGTGAACTACTTAGACAGGTGTAAAAGAGGTTAgcatctcctcctctcctcagggAGGACACCAAAACGGCTATTGCTTTAAAAGTGCAAACACGTGCAGCATCTGTAGAACTTCCTGAGACTACAGGAGAGTTTCAGTGATTTAGTTCATGTATCGCTATTCCATTACACCATAAAGATTAAAAGACGCTCTTGAGAGATAGCGTTTTGTTTAGAGACCATGTCACAGCACCACTACGCTGCTATTTGCCAAATTCCTTTGTTCTACAGTAAAGAGAGTCAATCACAATCAAGGCAATTTTGTCATCAACTTCAGGTAGGCCCTGTAGTATACTAACTTACAAGGTTGAGCGTACCTTGGAGCAGTACCCTGCCCTATTGAAGGCTTCTGAACACAAAGTAACATGGCGAGAGGTAGCAGGTACTTTTCCTGCACCATGGAATTCATGCTTTCCATGGATAGTCCCCCCCTCTCTGAACATTTATCCTGCTTAGAGCTCAGATGGTTAACTATTTCTACCCAACACAACGCAGCCAACGTTTGGGACCGACTACTGCAATTTTAAAAAGACGAAAAGAGGATCAAGTTGAGGGAGAAAGAATACTAACAATGCACCTGGGAACATCTTTGGACATAAGACAGTTTATGAAGAAGATGAGATAGCTACTCTAGCAGGTCAAAGAACCAGAATAGCTTGCAGGCTTTCTGTATAGCAGGTGCTATCCCTGACTCCACGCTGCTATAGGCTCATCAGATCCATTTGTATGCCAACTACATCACATCTGGAATGACGCACATCAAGTTCTAAAAAGGGATAATTATGTGAATTATGTTTCCATACTACAGTAAGTCCCTCCTTTTGCTCAACAAGGCAAATTAGGTCAGCAAGAAAACTGAGCATGCTGTCCCTCCCATGCTTTCTGAAAAAAGTGACATCAAGTGTCAGAATTGCAGCAATATACCAGACAACAGCAGATGAGGAGGAGCAATTAGTTTGGGCCCTGGCATTGCAGGAGCCTCCTCCCTGTCACATGTCCCGACATCTTTTAGCAGTTGCCCTGTGCTCAGCTGGGAACTGAGACACCACTGCCTTTTCTGGGCTATGGCTCTATTATGGTTCAGTGTTTTCCCGGAGGCATAGAATTGCACGTGTAATAAGCAAGGATCTAGAGCTGCAGAACAAGGGAAAGACTGGAAAACACAGGATACACAAGCAGGGAATTTCCttttacaggaaaggaaaagaacctTCTCAGCTACCCTAACGTTTTGAAACGTGTCTCCTAAGACATGAGTTTTGTCCATTCCCACCATGGACAAACTGCTCTGGCAACAAGCATACCACACACATTCCAGTAGTTCCTGCAGATCTTagtttccactttaaaaaaattggtGCGTATCaccaaagaaaaaggagaaaagtcaaGTCATTACTGGTATTATGCTTGCCCTCAGTCTCAGACAACAGCACATCCCTTTCAATTCAAGCATATCAAACGATTCCTTTTCTTTAGATCTTTGACTTCGTGTCTAAGAAAGAAGGGGGTtgctggagaaggaaagagctAGGTATATTTTCTAAGATCAAGAAGTCAGAATCTAGATCAAATTACTTTCCTGTTGGTTCTAAGGCCACCTCACCTCACTTCAGCAACCAGAAACATTGCTACACTGACCTTACAGATAGCATATTGTATTAATACCAATATACAATCTCATTTATGTCAAAGGACATGCAAGAACGTGAGTTAACACTTGCAGCAAGGAAGGTCTGACCTGGGACAGATTAAAAAACCCAACCACACTAGCGCaaggagcccagcagccagtgactAAAGCACTCAGAATGCATTTTCTTGCCAGTCCTTCAAAGACACCAAACACCACTTCAGAATTTGAGGCATTGCAAGTGACTGACTTGTCATGTCACTTGGTGCAGACTCAGGATTGCTATCTGTCAACTCCAGTCAAGCGCAGGGAATCAGTTCAAAAAACAAGAAGAGTCAAGGGGGACAGCATGTTTTGACGGAATCTTTCTAAAGCCCTAAGTTCTCCAGAATTAAGGCTTTTGGATCTATTtccaaaaaagataaagaaagctTCTTCCACCTTCTGTTTTCACATGTGTTTCTGTGCTCAAAAGCCCTTAGATAAGTTATCATCGCTACTTACGGCCCTTTATCTACATTAGGGTTATTTTAAGAGTGTTACTGCACCTTGACTCTATAGATACCAATAGCATTGCTCAGATGAAAGCTATGTGAAGGACCACCATTCTTGCTAAATTAATAGGAGTTATAGGCTGTACTTTGTGATAGAAATAACTGAAGCGCCCTTTGTTTAGCTGACGCTGTCTCACGAGACATAAGTAGTATTGGAGATGTTTAGCAACGTACTCTGcttgaaaaaagttttaaatgagaaaagagcCTCACTCACTAAAAATCTCTCaacagagaagagcagagaagcTGGAGATTGTCAGATTATGCAGTAGTACGAAACATGACTAATATGGGGcaagctgcagccagcagcaggcatTCAACAAATCTCTCATTtacccttcttccctccctccgttCTCAAAAAACCAAAATCTACCAAGTCAGTCAACAATCATACTCAGCAGTCTAGCAAATTTCTCTAGTTAGCTGAATAATTAACAGTCAAGTTAAAACAGTGATGTAACTGCTTAGTTAGGAGACCAGTTTCAGCACGTTTGCTGATCCAAAACAGGGGGGGGATAAGGTCTGTCTAGCATAAGCTCATCATAAAGGAGCAGTGGACCTTACTTCCCTTATCAGGCAATAAACACTTCACTTCTTATAGTGAATATTCGGACTTTGCCCTTACCTTTTGAGTCAACATCTTCTCTCTAGCTTCATCATGGATAGCTGGATTCCATGGAGAAAAACTATGGAGAAAGTAGAGTAtctcttattttgcattttttgaaacTAAAGCATACATGGCGAAAAATTATAGCAAAAAAGGAGCAATTCTccttgtttcagtttgtttttcatgTCTGAAAAACTGACTACTCAGTGTTAAAGCACACAGCTATGAACTTCAATTCACATTGTCATGTACCTTTTCAACAAGACATATTTAGGttctcatttttgtttgcattgaGAACTGGAAATGCAGCAGATGCTAGAAGAAAGAGTATTCAAACATTCATTATGGAGCTTACTGTTCCAGCCCCCCTGCAAAAGAAAGCTCTAAAGATATCATCTAGTGCAGTCAAACAAGCAACAAGCCTGAAAATTCTTTCAGGAAagtctgaaagcagaatttgtcaCATGGATATTGCCACTCGAGGACGGTGCTTTTCTTAAAGTCTTGATGcgcttagtggaaaaaaaaaaacagtaacaagatGCTTGTGCTTACATCTGAGGTTCACTCAGTACTAAACAGGAAGAAACAATAGGAGCAATATTCAAGGTATTCCTATGAAGGTAAGAATCGGGTCACTCAAATTTAATCTGTCGCcagaaaaaggcatttgaaatCAACAGCTATAGCTGTTTGGAAGCTATCACTTCCAAAACATTAGGGCATGGTAAGTTTGTTCATGGTACGTACATGATTGCATAGGGATCCTCTACTTTGGGCTGATCAAATAAGTGACTGCTGCATAGTTTGACACTGTCCACCACTTTACTTTTGAATAGCTGAATATCTTTTTCATACCTACAAGAGGGAAATAAGTAATGTTAAAGGATTGCAAAAGCCAGGTATGCTCTGGAGGCACAGCCTTGGCAAAGCCTCAATTTCAGATTCTAGCCCAACTGACTCTGAAGGTATAGACCATGAACTGAAAAACAACAGCTGCACAGACCTCTTGTTTCTCTACTTCTAAGCAAAAGTTTCACAGAAGACCATGTCCACATACATGGAAGACACTTACAGCACTGCAGCCTCAGGATTCAGAGGACTAGTTGTATCGATCTTGTAGAAGACTCTGCGAGCATACATTAGTACTTGCCATATGTGATTATGATTTCgtctaaaaagaacaaaatacagtGAAGAATGGAAAAAACTTATTTCAAATTATACGTCAACATGTTAGCACTTACCTCCATTTTGCAAATGCTCTTTTCACATCCAGTTCACCAGACACGGGATCTACTAGCGGATGGAAGACAGGCAGATCAAAAACCAAGCGctgcattagaaaaaagaaattcaattttaaaagtacctgggaaagatttttttttttttggggtcaGTCAGATGTTGTTTTCAAATACTAGTTAGCTAGTACTGCTCTGAGAGAAAACAACTTGAAATGGTTTATAGTGACTGTAAAGCTGTAATCTAACACATCCTCCTTACATGCAGGGTCTTGTCCTCCCTCTATCACATGCTTATCACCAAACCAAGGAACTAATCCAGCTAACTGCACAAGCACTAGTGCCAACGCAGGTAATAACATCAGATAAGATCCGATAAAACCAGAAATACTCCTTTAACCACTCGTGACTGAAAGTCTCTTTCTTACTAGAGTTACaatcaatacttttttttaatcctacacGTTTTTAAGTATCCCATGCTGTGACACCAGTGTCTTAAGCTCTTTACAGTTAGTTTCCTTTGGTGTTTATCCATGcctccaaaagaaaaaacagtttcaacATAAAAGTTTTAAAACCTTGCACTGGAAAAATAATGTTGGATGTATGAGATATACTGAAGtatgatttttgaaagaaattgtttGCTACTAATTCTACACTTGTAGAGATGGTAACTTTACACAAAACTTGACTTTAGTTCTCAGCTACAGCAGTTAAACACACATACATAGGCACAATTCTCGTTTTAGAGAAGTCTGGCCAAGAGGGCTGGATGCTCTGCTCTGACAGAGTCGGACTGACACAAGGAATAATTTACTTATCGTAAAGGAGCATACTAACTAGGATACTTCTCCCACAGAGAAACCTGAGATGAAAGGTAACACCCTACACTATccatctcctctctcttcccccccccccccccaccagccttACCCTCAAATTCTTAGTTCTTTGTTTCAACGTATTTTAGAAGAGATACGGGCAATAAATCCTGCAGCATTGTGGCAAGCACTGTACAGGTACCTGTATTTTATGTTCTGCTATGTTGCTACTCAAGTTTAAACTCTTACAAGAGGTATCCAAATTCCAACTTCCTTGCCAAGGAAATAACTGTTCAAGAGCTGAGGTAAAGATTTAGTTGACTTAATAACCTAAAGCATCTAACTTCATGAAATTCCCTCTATACCAGTCCAGGTAATGAAATCACACGACCTAGCACAAGCCCGAGAAGAAAAGCTGCAAGCATGAGCTCTTTAGCAATCTATTCCAAAACCCACAGAGCAGTAAGATTCTTCCACAGGTGACAGAAAATAGATACAAGACAGACCACGAGTGAGCCCAGCCAACTGAACAAAACCAGTTCAAGGAATTCAGAAGTTGATTGGTATATTAGCTTTAATCAGAAGTCAtactttaaaacacacacacaaaacaaccacccacccacccccgcAAATCCAACAAACATCACCACTTACCGGGCAGTCTCCATCTGGGTAATTATCAGGAATATAGACAGTAAATTTGAACACACCATCCTGGTAGAGCCCGTGCCTTATGAATATTACTCCAAACCACACTGCAAATGAGAAAGTTTGCTTGAGTAGAAGAattttattagtagtagtagtaaagtTACATTTAAACTTACTTAATGCTGATCGGTACGACGGCTGCACATAGACACCTGGCAACTTCTGCTTTACAACCAGGGTACTGCAATTAGAAACAGTATTTAGAACAGCTCCACAACCGCCTTAAATCCACAGCAAGCTGACAACAGTAAAGCTAGGATGTACTGCCAGTAGTTTAACAGGGGACTTTTTCCACAAACTTCCACTCAATTCCCAAGGGTGGACTGCTCACAGGAGAGGCAGAGAACTAGGGAAATCGTAGTCTTTCGCTCTGCTTTTCCTATCCCTCCCCTTAAAGGGCTACAGTTAAGAAACATTGTTTCTTAAGACAAGGGTAAGCAGAAGAGGAGTAGACCTATTTAATGCATGTCATCACTGCTAGGTTTTCGTTTTTCTACTGAAATCccaatttcaaaataaaggagaaaaaaagaagtgcaatTAAGCCATTTTGACTTAATTAAATTTTGACTGCAAATCTGATGCAGTCATCAGCACTTCCAGTTAATTCTGAAACTTGACCAAAGCTTTAACATAGCAGTAGTAACAAGTAGCTTTTCAGTCTTAAATAAGACTGCGAGGCAAGTGAAACAGGAATTATACTGGTAACTGGCAAAACAAAGTACCAAAAAATAGGAAGGACAGGCAAGCTGTAGGGTATATACTGAAATCAGCACACTTGCACAAATACAAACAATAATCTTAAAGGAAAACATTATTGCATTCCTTAGCTTACAACTTCCACAATATACCTGAATTTGTTAAGTAAGAGGAGTTTATCTTattattttgatgcatttttgcATCCttcagaaggaggggaaaaaaaaaaaaaaatcttacatgaaTTAAGTCTCATTCAGTTTCCTAAACAAGAAGTTTAATGTTTTAGAGTTCTCACTTTCAACTCAATGGTTAAATGCAAGAACTGAGACTTATATTGCATCAGGTCTCCAAGGGACTTCATTCCAAAAGGCACAACATAGTCCAGAATCCAATCCATCTATTACAGAGGAAGTCTCCTCAGCTTTGCAGGACAAAATGCAAGTTACAGAACTAGGAAGCTTCACAAATAGATTTGTATGCTCCCACAGCAGTCTGCAAACAGATCAATTCTATTTGATCCAAAGAAAGCTATTTAAATTGCACTAACTGTTCTCTCGTAAGCTTGACATTAATCATATTTGAAAGTCAGGAAAGACTAGAGCCTTCCTAACATCCATTTAATAGGCCATATCAGGTGGTGTTCAAACGTTCTGCATAACTGAAGGAAGCTCCCACATCCTAACTCCATTAGACAGTACTCTATATTCATAACTGTTTTCCTACTAGGCATCTGCTTGCTTCTATTTTAATACTTGTTTCCAAAATTAGAAATTTCTGACCAAAAAACTGTTAAGATAACTGGTTAGGATGCCTAACTCCAAAACAAAGTCTGAGAAATATAATTCAGAAAAACACATCTAAACACATCCCTTAAAAATCTCATcccattttcttctcctcagctacCTCAAGAGACTGAGGCTGCTCCTCCAAAAAACAAATTTTGTAGAGTTTGGAGGTATACTGCCTTCTTCACAGACTATGGCAGAGATACCATATGCAAGAACTACAGCTGTTATTTTCCTTCAAGCACAAGCCCGGtgatctaaaacagaaaaaagtgaaaacctACAATTCTGCAAGGAGGGAATACTCCAAATAAAAAGGCCCGTAAGAAGCATGTGTTCCATTTGTCGACTGGGATGAAggggcaggggaagcaggcttGGTTATTGGCACAGCATTTTTTGGAATAGAAGGCAACTGTTTCTTGGTAGAGGCTCGTGGAGGACTGGTTCTTAGCTCTCCAGTCAGAGTTTTCTCTTCAGCTTCAGGTCTCTGTTAGATTACAAGAGAACCACAAGATAACAGGTCAGATTTTGCGAGTATTTAACATATGAGCACATTTTAAACACAAGTTTAAATACTGCCTTACTAATTACAAGTTTGGACAAGGAAGCCAGTCTTGGATTTTGGTGTtctggttttttgtgtgttttaaaataaacttatattCCATTAAACCTAGTctaaaactgcaaaagcaattaatatCTGAAGTCACACAGTCCGCTATTACTGCTGGATAGGAAATCTGCAGATTAGGACAAACGCTTAAGGAggcttgtatttatttataaactGGCACCAGATAATATCTAGCATCAGCTTAGAAGTCAAGTCTATTTCCAGCACACCATATATCTAGATAAACCATTTCCACTGACAAGCACCCTTGCATTCTAGAATTCAAGGAGTCTCTGAACAAGGAGGGTAGTAAAGCAGAGATGAAACAAGGAGAACTTTATACAGAGAAATTCCCATGAATATTTCACTTCCTGCTCGTGCTGGGACACCAATATCACACTGGGACTGATCATATAGCCTATTCCCCCTGTAGGGGAGCCACTGTTTGACAGCTGTACCAAGCCTTGTTTTAATAGTTTTGCTGTAGTAGCCTGTTTACAcctatgctgtctttttttttttttttttttttaaacaaaagaaggcCTTTGCCACTCCACTGGCCATTGCTAGAGAACACCATACT from Struthio camelus isolate bStrCam1 chromosome 10, bStrCam1.hap1, whole genome shotgun sequence includes the following:
- the AKTIP gene encoding AKT-interacting protein isoform X3, coding for MNPFWSMSTSSVRKRPEAEEKTLTGELRTSPPRASTKKQLPSIPKNAVPITKPASPAPSSQSTNGTHASYGPFYLEYSLLAEFTLVVKQKLPGVYVQPSYRSALMWFGVIFIRHGLYQDGVFKFTVYIPDNYPDGDCPRLVFDLPVFHPLVDPVSGELDVKRAFAKWRRNHNHIWQVLMYARRVFYKIDTTSPLNPEAAVLYEKDIQLFKSKVVDSVKLCSSHLFDQPKVEDPYAIIFSPWNPAIHDEAREKMLTQKKKPEDQHCKSMQVSGLSWVKPGSVQPFSKEDKTMPT
- the AKTIP gene encoding AKT-interacting protein isoform X4, which codes for MNPFWSMSTSSVRKRPEAEEKTLTGELRTSPPRASTKKQLPSIPKNAVPITKPASPAPSSQSTNGTHASYGPFYLEYSLLAEFTLVVKQKLPGVYVQPSYRSALMWFGVIFIRHGLYQDGVFKFTVYIPDNYPDGDCPRLVFDLPVFHPLVDPVSGELDVKRAFAKWRRNHNHIWQVLMYARRVFYKIDTTSPLNPEAAVLYEKDIQLFKSKVVDSVKLCSSHLFDQPKVEDPYAIIFSPWNPAIHDEAREKMLTQKKPEDQHCKSMQVSGLSWVKPGSVQPFSKEDKTMPT
- the AKTIP gene encoding AKT-interacting protein isoform X2 codes for the protein MKLQTRYCERGQCEKRQGYKLERPEEALKTQKNCSPLFGIHVMNPFWSMSTSSVRKRPEAEEKTLTGELRTSPPRASTKKQLPSIPKNAVPITKPASPAPSSQSTNGTHASYGPFYLEYSLLAEFTLVVKQKLPGVYVQPSYRSALMWFGVIFIRHGLYQDGVFKFTVYIPDNYPDGDCPRLVFDLPVFHPLVDPVSGELDVKRAFAKWRRNHNHIWQVLMYARRVFYKIDTTSPLNPEAAVLYEKDIQLFKSKVVDSVKLCSSHLFDQPKVEDPYAIIFSPWNPAIHDEAREKMLTQKKPEDQHCKSMQVSGLSWVKPGSVQPFSKEDKTMPT
- the AKTIP gene encoding AKT-interacting protein isoform X1, translated to MKLQTRYCERGQCEKRQGYKLERPEEALKTQKNCSPLFGIHVMNPFWSMSTSSVRKRPEAEEKTLTGELRTSPPRASTKKQLPSIPKNAVPITKPASPAPSSQSTNGTHASYGPFYLEYSLLAEFTLVVKQKLPGVYVQPSYRSALMWFGVIFIRHGLYQDGVFKFTVYIPDNYPDGDCPRLVFDLPVFHPLVDPVSGELDVKRAFAKWRRNHNHIWQVLMYARRVFYKIDTTSPLNPEAAVLYEKDIQLFKSKVVDSVKLCSSHLFDQPKVEDPYAIIFSPWNPAIHDEAREKMLTQKKKPEDQHCKSMQVSGLSWVKPGSVQPFSKEDKTMPT